Below is a genomic region from Candidatus Neomarinimicrobiota bacterium.
ATTTGCTGAAAATCCTAACCGTAGAACAAGAAAAATCATTTGGAGATGTTATCATTTTAACTAAGGTGAAAATGCATAATATGCAGAAGAATCAATTCACCATTATGGAATTTTCGGATGTTCAAATTGATAAGGGTATTCAAAATAATAAATTTTCAGAACGCATGATGAAGCGGGGGATATAATGAAAAACAAATCATTATTTTTAATTTTACTCATGGCTATGGGGACAAATTTATTTGCCCAAAATTTGGAAATAAACGGATATGTTCGTTCTTACTTGGGTGTGTTAACGAATGACACAAACGATTACTCAATTAACCAAAATACATTGGATTTGAAATTGAAACGCACCGACGATAATGTGTCTTTCTTTGCTAATCCATTTATCTATCAAACTCCCAATCAAGATGTGACATTAGGGCTTCGAGAAGCCTATATGGATGTGTATTTTGATAATATGGATTTACGGATTGGGAAGCAGCAAATTATTTGGGGTAAAGCAGATGGAATGTTTATAACGGATATTGTGTCGCCTAAAGATTTGGGAGAGTTTCTGCTTCGAGATTTTGATGAAATCCGCACCGGAATTACATCTTTGAAAGCAAATTATTATTTGGGCGATAATACAGTGGAAATGGTTTGGATTCCAACATTTACACCCACAATAATGCCGGATGAAACATCCATCTGGTCTCGTATTCCAGAATTCCCTTTACCGATTACCATTGATGAATCTCAAAAGGAAATTCCCGGACGATTAGAAAATAGCGAAGGCTTTATAAAATTCTCGGGCATGTCATCTTTATTGGATTATGAAATTATGGCAGGAAGCATGTGGGATGATGACCCGAATTTACATGTTTCACCTATTATTGAACAGGGAAATCCACAACCACTTGGATTAACACTGACACCCAAACATCATCAACTCACATTGGTTGGCGGTAGTTTTAGTTCTGAATTGGGCGGATTCATTCTTCGGGGAGAAGGGGCTTATTATATGGGAAAACAGTTTTCCGCTTTGAATCCAGACCAATTGAATTTGCCAACGAGTTTACTGGAAAAAGATTATGCGCACTATTTGATTGGGACAGATTTCTCTATCGGGACAACTCGGTTTAGCACTCAATTTATTCAGCGTGCCATTTTGGATTATGACGATTTAATTGTTCAGGATGAATTAGATAATACCATGACTTTTTTGGCAAATCGGACGTTTTTACAAGAAACACTCACACTTCAATTATTTGGGTATTTTGGGCTCAATAATGAAGATGCACTCATTCGACCTAGCGTAACTTATGATTTAGCAGATGGATTTGAAATCCTTGCCGGTGCAAATATATTTGTGAAAAATGAAGATAGCGAAAACACAGGACAGTTTGGTTATTACGATGATAATGACATGATCTATGTTAAAATGAAATACAGTTTTTAAAATGAAAGTGAAATGGAAACTAGTAACAATTGTTCTATTTATTTCGTTCGCTTATCCCATTGAAAATGACGTCCATTCTTTAACAATAAAGGTAGAAAAACTTCATAATTCTAAAGGTGTTGTCCAATTCGTTTTGTATAACAAAGATGGATCAATTCCTGATGAAAAGTTTAAAAAATATTACCGAAAACAAATTGGGACCATTGGTAAAAATAATACAGTAATTTCAATATTTGAAAATTTACCTACTGGAAGATATGCTGTAAATATTTTACATGATGAAAATAGAAACGGTGAAATTGATAAAGGGTTTATTTTACCCATGGAAGGTGTAGGATTTTCAAATTTTAATAAACTAGGATTATTCAATAGACCCAATTTTGTCAAATCGAGTTTTGAATTTCAATCGGATAGTACTTTAACTATCAAAATGATTTACATGGTGAAAAAAGGAAAATAAAATGAATAAAAAATCAATCATAATTATATCGGGAATTATTCTATTAGTCGTTGGTTTAATAATGGCTAAACACCATTATGGAGACCATGACGATCATGGTTCACGAATAGGGGAAAAGAGCGAAGTACGCGCAATAGATTGGACACCATCAACGCGAAATGCTTTAATGGAAGAAATGCGCTCTATAAATAAAAATTACCAAGAATTGGTGTCGAACCTTTCTCAAGGAGAATGGAAAAAAGTGATAGAAAATAGTCACAATATTCATTCGGCGTTTATTCTG
It encodes:
- a CDS encoding cytochrome c, which produces MNKKSIIIISGIILLVVGLIMAKHHYGDHDDHGSRIGEKSEVRAIDWTPSTRNALMEEMRSINKNYQELVSNLSQGEWKKVIENSHNIHSAFILKQELSEEDMADLHRILPERFIEIDSKFHDHALKLAMAAKAQDGELASMYLGKMMEGCLSCHQVYAKDRFEGFSSQEEAIHEH
- a CDS encoding outer membrane lipoprotein-sorting protein, whose protein sequence is LLKILTVEQEKSFGDVIILTKVKMHNMQKNQFTIMEFSDVQIDKGIQNNKFSERMMKRGI
- a CDS encoding DUF2141 domain-containing protein, whose protein sequence is MKVKWKLVTIVLFISFAYPIENDVHSLTIKVEKLHNSKGVVQFVLYNKDGSIPDEKFKKYYRKQIGTIGKNNTVISIFENLPTGRYAVNILHDENRNGEIDKGFILPMEGVGFSNFNKLGLFNRPNFVKSSFEFQSDSTLTIKMIYMVKKGK